The Pelagibacterium halotolerans B2 genome has a segment encoding these proteins:
- a CDS encoding MurR/RpiR family transcriptional regulator: MTSLHARPAESGSVSGTISERISRAYPQFSGALRAFADYVLAEPVEVARTSIHGAVQSVGVSVATANRFARAIGFKGYAEFRAELISGFSSAFAPVEKLKNEISRQSTSAEIIAASISLDLANLEATRQILRPETCTEAVDLILRAERIYVVGIDNSAHLAGLLASGLGRYRPNVRSLSSADGAFGASRQLFRYGPADLVITIAFPRYFRDAVELSRFVKDRGVPLIAITDGPASPIAALTETVLYARAERQLASTSNASVLALLEGLVGAVAHRSPRSVEIEQQFASFALPWFEPEHPGQRKPRATKPAATKPKSPLAPGRRPVPVRKLKKTPK; encoded by the coding sequence ATGACGTCCCTTCATGCCCGGCCCGCCGAAAGCGGGAGCGTCTCGGGCACCATTTCCGAGCGGATATCGCGCGCCTATCCCCAGTTCAGCGGGGCGCTGAGGGCGTTCGCCGACTATGTGCTGGCCGAGCCGGTCGAGGTCGCGCGCACCTCGATCCATGGGGCGGTCCAGAGCGTCGGGGTTTCGGTCGCCACCGCCAACCGCTTCGCGCGCGCCATCGGCTTCAAGGGCTATGCCGAGTTCCGCGCCGAGCTCATCAGCGGCTTTTCCTCGGCTTTTGCTCCGGTCGAAAAACTCAAGAACGAGATCTCCCGCCAGTCGACCAGCGCCGAGATCATTGCCGCCTCCATCAGCCTGGACCTCGCCAATCTCGAGGCGACGCGCCAGATTCTGCGCCCCGAAACCTGCACCGAGGCGGTCGACCTCATCCTCCGGGCCGAGCGCATCTATGTCGTGGGCATCGACAATTCGGCTCATCTCGCGGGGCTTCTCGCCAGCGGGCTCGGGCGCTACCGTCCCAATGTCCGCAGCCTGTCGAGCGCCGATGGCGCCTTCGGGGCGAGCCGCCAGCTCTTTCGCTACGGGCCGGCCGACCTCGTCATCACCATCGCCTTCCCGCGCTATTTCCGCGATGCGGTCGAGCTCTCCCGCTTCGTCAAGGATCGCGGCGTGCCGCTGATCGCCATAACCGACGGCCCCGCTTCCCCCATCGCTGCGCTGACCGAGACCGTCCTCTACGCCCGTGCCGAGCGCCAGCTCGCCTCGACCTCGAACGCCAGCGTGCTCGCGCTTCTCGAAGGGCTGGTGGGCGCCGTCGCGCACCGTTCGCCGCGCTCGGTCGAGATCGAGCAGCAGTTCGCAAGCTTCGCGCTCCCCTGGTTCGAGCCCGAGCATCCCGGCCAGCGCAAGCCGCGCGCCACCAAGCCCGCCGCCACGAAGCCGAAATCACCCCTCGCCCCCGGACGCCGCCCCGTGCCCGTCCGCAAGCTCAAGAAGACGCCGAAATAG
- a CDS encoding ABC transporter substrate-binding protein, which produces MTQNLLISRRHFVAGAGAALGMMPFFGSGAFAQERTSITTAFGWVPNVQYAGHWVALENGYFAEEGIDAEHLPGGPNAPQSLVTLATGNAQVAHGQWLPLLDARARGNDFVMIGANFPVNPAGVISLPGRPIRQPSDLVGARILAQVESDRQIIETIFALNGLEDDYTFVPSGFSPEPLIAGDGDVYMAFVTNQPITLEQMGMVAGEDFIVTLLADLGYVQPGVIFVTERATLESRRDELVRYLRALLRGWQTNAEDPEYAARLVVEKYGADLGLDLNQQIRQNELQIPYVEAPDGRGMFWLDEAMVTGPMYDVARAQERELPASLEDIYDMSLLAEAQASL; this is translated from the coding sequence ATGACACAAAACCTGCTGATTTCTCGCCGTCACTTCGTCGCCGGGGCCGGTGCGGCCCTCGGCATGATGCCGTTTTTCGGTTCAGGCGCCTTCGCGCAGGAGCGGACGAGCATCACCACCGCCTTCGGCTGGGTGCCGAACGTGCAGTATGCGGGCCACTGGGTCGCGCTCGAGAACGGGTATTTCGCCGAGGAGGGGATCGACGCCGAGCACCTGCCGGGCGGCCCGAACGCGCCGCAATCGTTGGTGACCCTCGCAACGGGCAATGCCCAGGTTGCGCACGGCCAGTGGCTGCCGCTGCTCGACGCGCGGGCGCGCGGCAATGATTTCGTGATGATCGGGGCAAACTTCCCGGTCAATCCGGCGGGCGTCATCTCGCTGCCGGGCCGGCCGATCCGGCAGCCAAGTGACCTCGTGGGCGCACGGATCCTCGCTCAGGTCGAATCGGACCGCCAGATCATCGAGACCATCTTTGCGCTCAACGGGCTCGAGGACGACTACACCTTCGTGCCGTCGGGCTTCTCGCCCGAGCCGCTGATTGCGGGCGATGGCGACGTCTACATGGCTTTCGTCACCAACCAGCCGATCACGCTCGAGCAGATGGGCATGGTTGCGGGCGAGGACTTCATCGTCACGCTGCTGGCCGACCTCGGCTATGTGCAGCCGGGCGTCATCTTCGTCACCGAGCGGGCAACGCTCGAAAGCCGTCGCGACGAACTGGTGCGCTATCTGCGGGCGCTGCTGCGCGGCTGGCAGACCAATGCCGAGGATCCCGAATATGCGGCCCGGCTCGTCGTCGAGAAATACGGCGCCGATCTCGGGCTCGACCTCAACCAGCAGATCCGGCAGAACGAGCTGCAGATCCCCTATGTCGAGGCGCCGGACGGCAGGGGTATGTTCTGGCTCGACGAGGCCATGGTGACGGGCCCGATGTACGACGTCGCCCGTGCCCAGGAGCGCGAGCTGCCCGCTTCGCTCGAGGACATCTACGACATGAGCCTGCTCGCCGAGGCCCAGGCGAGCCTCTAA
- a CDS encoding amidohydrolase family protein: MTDPANAAPEPVDILVTGCDVVTLDDAGTIIRNGAIAIKGGRIVWMGKADDATGRFTPETRVDGSDRIAMPGLIDGHMHTAQQLLRGKIFEMQRKRALKIPIWKNYYLPFEGMLTPEDVELSGLVAYTNMISVGTTCFAEAGGPHPDAMGEAALEVGIRGFIALSTVDQTSGIGATVPSSMMMNTEQAYDRNVELVNRWAGQDRVKAWLGLRQIIVCSPELIKSMSAAAHELDVKIHTHLCEGAYEIDYALEHFGKRPTEYLADLGVLDHHLHCAHSVLLSPDEVDLYVKHRPSACHCGFNNYSIGAPRLLEMWRKGIDIGLGTDGAAAWGPLDIFQVAHVTRIGQQALAGTPWHMRTAISSEELLAIATRGGARALGLADELGSLETGKRADILLVDTTQMDQQPILDPLFAVSSTVVGRDVRSVIVDGKLVMKEREFLTVDIDAIKARLAARGPELMARFEALVA, translated from the coding sequence GTGACCGATCCCGCCAACGCCGCCCCAGAACCCGTCGACATTCTCGTTACCGGGTGCGACGTCGTCACCCTCGACGATGCGGGCACGATTATCAGGAACGGCGCCATCGCCATCAAGGGCGGCCGGATCGTCTGGATGGGCAAGGCGGACGATGCGACGGGCCGGTTTACTCCCGAAACGCGGGTCGATGGCAGCGACCGGATCGCCATGCCCGGGCTGATCGACGGGCACATGCATACCGCCCAGCAATTGCTGCGCGGCAAGATCTTCGAGATGCAGCGCAAGCGCGCGCTCAAGATTCCGATCTGGAAGAATTATTACCTCCCCTTCGAGGGCATGCTGACGCCCGAGGATGTCGAGCTCTCCGGGCTCGTCGCCTATACCAACATGATCAGCGTGGGGACGACCTGCTTTGCCGAAGCCGGCGGACCGCATCCGGACGCGATGGGCGAGGCGGCACTCGAGGTCGGCATTCGCGGCTTCATCGCGCTCTCGACGGTCGACCAGACCTCGGGGATCGGCGCGACGGTGCCCTCCTCGATGATGATGAACACAGAGCAGGCCTATGACCGGAACGTGGAGCTGGTTAATCGCTGGGCGGGGCAGGACCGGGTGAAGGCGTGGCTGGGGCTGCGCCAGATCATCGTCTGTTCGCCCGAGCTCATCAAATCCATGTCGGCGGCGGCGCACGAGCTCGACGTCAAGATCCATACGCACCTTTGCGAAGGGGCCTATGAGATCGACTATGCGCTCGAGCATTTCGGCAAGCGCCCGACCGAATATCTCGCCGATCTGGGGGTGCTCGACCATCATCTCCATTGCGCGCATTCGGTGCTGCTCTCGCCCGACGAGGTCGACCTCTACGTCAAGCACCGGCCCTCGGCCTGCCATTGCGGGTTCAACAATTATTCGATCGGGGCGCCGCGGCTGCTCGAGATGTGGCGCAAGGGCATCGATATCGGGCTCGGCACGGACGGGGCGGCGGCCTGGGGACCGCTCGACATCTTCCAGGTGGCGCATGTGACGCGCATCGGCCAGCAGGCGCTGGCGGGGACGCCCTGGCACATGCGGACGGCCATTTCGAGCGAGGAACTGCTAGCCATCGCCACCCGCGGCGGCGCGCGGGCGCTGGGGCTCGCCGACGAACTGGGCAGCCTCGAAACCGGCAAGCGGGCCGACATCCTCCTCGTCGATACGACCCAGATGGACCAGCAGCCCATCCTCGATCCGCTGTTTGCGGTCTCGAGCACGGTGGTGGGGCGCGACGTGCGCAGCGTCATCGTCGATGGCAAGCTCGTGATGAAGGAACGCGAATTCCTCACCGTCGACATCGACGCGATCAAGGCACGGCTTGCCGCGCGC